In the genome of Malania oleifera isolate guangnan ecotype guangnan chromosome 5, ASM2987363v1, whole genome shotgun sequence, the window tcttcttcacgaacaaaactagagctccctgtgcgaaacactaggttggataaagcccttgtttagtaattcctacaactgctcctttaacacCTGAAGTTCTACTAAAGTCATCCTGTATGaagttttagagatcggtgccttgttAGGCAGCAATTCTATTACAAACTCCACTTCACGATCTGGAGGTTAACCAGGTAAGTCTTTTgaaaacacatccgggaactcgttaaccactctaatatcctcgagcttcaactcatccagtggtggttccttcacgcaagctaggtacccctgacatctgtccaagagtaacctcctcgcctgtaatgccaaTAGAACCTTTGGTTTCAAACACACACATGAACCTAAAAACTCGTACTCtggctccctaggaggtctaaacactactacctttcctCGACAATCGATCACAGaataactggaggataaccaatccatccccagtatgacgtcaaaaccagaCATATCGTACACTACAAGATTCGCCTATAGCAGCCTTCCCTAAATTTCCACTGGTAGTCTCCTAACATCATCCTACAGGACGTTACACttccagatggtgtagctacataTAACCCTTTATTCATAATTTGGGTCTCAACCCCATACAGCTTTACGAAGTTCACAGATACAAAACAATGGGttgcccctaaatcaaataaaagaacagctctatttgaaagcaataacaaggtacctatcactacatTCCCGCACGATCAGCATCCACTAGAGTAAGAGAATATGCCCTCATCGAAGCTGTGTTCGCCTAGCTGGTTCCTCGAAGTATCTGATTGGTACCCcgattcacactagatgcaggcgtGTCTCTCTTCAATGCGTGGCAGTCATGAGCCATGTGGCCTGGCTTGCCACAACTATAACAGTTACCCCTAAATGACTGACACTTACCTTTATGCCATCtatggcacctgatacaacgatcacACAACTGATCCACCTAAGAACCCTGATGCTCGGTATTCTGGAAGTAACCTgagcccttgttcttcttcttccatgatccttgacTAGAACTTGATGGCATTGGCCTCTTCTTtggttcctgatccacctcatcctcccggaTGCCAGTATcaatcacagtggccttatccacctcTCTGCTTGTTTGTTCAGTGTAGAACCTTCAGAATCCTTtcagtcttctcaacccagtcctctgctatcatcggaTTGGGTCCTCCTTAAAACATTgaagggtgcatacgtgtgaatctctcgatggtacaccctgcagCAGGAAGAGAATGCTCACATATCCTAACACTCTGCCCGATTTCTCGTATAACCTACCTTGTCAActctcgaggcacagaaggagactcatcgctcgcagtctcctcagagccactatccaagttgttatccttgggctccattttgaaaaataaaatcaaaatcggttagaattcctatgtCGTATACAGTTTACGCAATCATTAACATCTAATCATGCTAACTACCCATCTCACGgctccaggtctgtcctatcacatcgacacaaaaccattaatggttttccgtgattttactgaaatcgtcattctaggaaaaacacagaacaccgccaatgagtccttGTCTAGaaacaaaacaaccctcaacaaattctacccatttcttatatcctatactctggtatcctaaccaagtctacaagacctagcaacctagTTAGTTCTGATATCAAGCTGTCACGTCCCGAACTCGGCAATGGGACCTAGGGTGTGAtgaagtaacctaacctgtccctgtatcatacaaaacacaaatgatacaataatgaattaGGGTTTGACCCCTTGAGATtcccatacaccctatacacattcacatacacaacatatacgcagcgaaaaagttcattctatacgtacatagtaccataccagagtctatacagataGAGTCTAAGCTTCATAATACAAAACATGACCCAAGATGCCAGCAAATACTCAAAATGACAGCCCTGTTAaagtccaagtacttacacttGTACCCTACGCAGTAAACCGACCACCACGCTCCccacacaaggacgctagttccggttacttaaAGAatctgaaaacatgtacgtatgataagggtgagacacctcctagtaaggaagaattaggttatatcgatgtgtgacatatgagtgttatcatgacatataacatacatagttcaatacagttccagtattttcacaaaacagttcttGTATAGTTCTTATCACccacacacacataatcaagtaacccgatgtcgtcacaccaTTCGGCATGAAGCCGACCcacattacacggcgtccccggaACAtagcgtagccccaggctcccatggtaTTCTACCGGTACAATTGGTGGattcacacccttcagtgattAGCCAGTAAGAggtgatatttcacgccctcagatatagagtcggagatatagagtcggacactcttgccactggaagattgtatttcacaccctcggatatagagtcggacactcttgtcATTGGaaggtggtatttcacactctCAGATATAGAACCGGATACTCTTTCGCAACCTGGAATAATTAGgaacacacgttcctatatctcatttcagtaAATCGCAACTCATGcatattcaaataaaatttattcAATAGATTCTTTCTCGAAAAGAAAATTGCCCCCAATTccctttttattctcttttttttttttttttttgccctatTTCATAATCAAGATTCTCATAACTATAAAATCTTTTTAGAGTGGGCATAGAATAAGGTATGCAACTAACTTGGGAACCGAGTGTAGCTTAGACTTAAGAGCTAAGACACGTAATGTAGAATACATATTGGTTTTGGACCCATTCGAGGAAGATTCATTGGGCCAAAAATTTGACATTCGCCTTTGACCCAGTTCCCACTCAGACCACACACCCACAGATTATATATCCGATTTCCAAGTAAATTCCATGAAGTGTTTTCAGCGCTCATCTcacatttatttaatttccatatatacatttatattgCTGATTTCGCCGAATCTAATGTCTAGAAAGATTAATTTAATTTGATTTAATTATTTATGTCTTATCAGTGAGATTATTTAGAAGCGATCAAAGTTATGACTGCCTCTAATTAAACGCAGCCGTCTTCAAACTAGCCTCCCTTATTCTAATCCAATTTCTTTTCAAGCTAGCCATCCCTGCGCGCTGCCATCCTCACACGGTATCTCCCTTCCTTCCTCACGCTTTCTACCTATTCCACCTTCCATGAAAATCTCCCTCGCTCTCTCGATCTctctcatgtgtgtgtgtgtgtatatatgtccACTTCTACCACATCTAAGCTCTCATTCAATTCCTTTTCCTGTGCTGCGTTATTAATTAATTCTCCACAGCTAGTCCACAATATTGCAttaacatatacatacatatatacttcCTAGCAAGTTTTTTGAGGAAAGTATAGAAATGGAAAACTGCTCGCTGCTGATGAGCAGGCTAAGGAGGGCAGTTAAGAAGCTAACGTTTCTGCTGAGCTTTAGTGTCAACCGGTGGAATCTGGCTTCTGTTCTCGGCGGCGTTTCGACTTACGGCGGCAGGCGCAGGTTGAGCTTCCGCGACCGGCCGGGCCTCAGGGCCTGCACCTACGGAGACGAAGCGGAAACGGGTTCAGATTCGGGTTCGGGTTCGGATTCGGATTCGTATTCTGGGAGACTGGAACGAACCAGAAGCTCTCCCATGGAAGAAGACATAGATAAGAGAGCAGAGATGTTCATAGCTAACTTCTATCGCCAGCTTCAGATTGAAAAACAAGTCTCCTTGGAACTCCATTACTGTCGAGGAAATAGCTTCAGTTCAGTTTCGCCATGAAAACGTCATCAGGAGAACTGAAGCTGGTGACTCTTTGATTTCTGTATGTTTCTTGATTTGGTCGTGCATGGATCCATGGACCTCGCGTTTTATGAGAGGGATCTCCATTGCAAATTTTACatcttcttttttatttgtttatttttgaagaaataataataataataataataataataataataataataataataatacaggaTATCTTAATGGAAGGGGCCAGTATATATGCCCGTATCTGATGGCTGTGTAGTCCAACCGAAATGGTCTTTAAAGTGTACGTGTGCACTTGTATATAGTCATGGGAAACACGACCCATAATTGTATATTGTTGTATAGTATGCTTTTGTTTATTGAATTTTTACTTAATTGATTGATTTGTTATACTTCAGTGTTTATGTACTTTAATAATTCAGCTCAATTTATTTTTGGCCACTAAGATGCCGCTCTACTTCATTGCAAAATTACTATATGCTATTGGACAAAAGATATACGATCAAATTAATAACAACCAGATATTTAATAGTGAAATTCTAGATTTGTAATATGTAGATTTTGGGATGTTATAAAATTGAAACATAAAAATTAATGTGGGTTCATTATGATTAGTTTTGAAATATTTGTGCTAACTAGATATATGTAATTGTTTTTGGGTCTGGGTGCGACCCGAGAGAGGTAGGGCATGAATAGAGTGTGCAACTCaaaattaatcaatcaataaACACAAAATCAATCATACTAACACAAATAAACAAATCGGGACACATGCCTTAAGTACTAACTAGGATACTAGATTGATTGAATACGATCAAACCAATAAATATTCAATCcaattatcaaatcaatggaaAACATTATAGAAATACAAATACTTACTACGATTAATATTCTCACTATTAAGGGGAAAATTAACTCCTTTTAATAAAATAATGCCTCCTCTATAAGTCATGATCTCGCTATACCTACGTAGAAAGTGGAGAGTAAATAAATAGACAAAATCATTATATGATCTAAGGGTGGTTTTTAATTCCCCACAATAAGAAACTACCTATGGCTCGATCCTCTATTTAAAGGCCCTTGGCTCAAAGGTTATAAGCAACCCTCTCTTCAAAACTCCCTAACACTACTTATTTATAATTTGTATGAATAGGAGGTGACTTATGCATAGAGAAGCTCTATAGAGGCCACTTCTAGCTTTCCAAGCATTCAAGCTGCTTTTGTCAACCACATATTGGTGCAAGGATGAGCTAGAGATCATCTTAATTAGTGCATTTTTATTACATCAACATTTTGAGGCCATCTTTAGGAATTAGTTAAATtccctaaaacataaaaatataagttttgaCAACTCGTTCTAGGCAACACTATGTGCCTTGAACCCTTACAATGTTGAAGGGGATCATGTGCCCTTGAGTGTAATGGTGGTGCTACcatctgttagctttaccgtgatcccaatagggggggtgaattggtatttttaaattttatcccctaggtattcctcctaacagtagtatattcacaatctTATGATCcttctagtgcaagtaatataaatgtattagaaattaagtaaagcggtttaatcaatcacacaagcactagaaagcagtaaaaagagggtgacacgcagatatgttatcgaggttcggccaactgcctacgtccccgccttggctaactagcacaaggattatcacaataatttgctcacttaaacgggtggagcggcacctatacaaactaggtcaattagcacatggctgacctcaacctttacaccattccttaccgggctggattaccgcccccttaagCCATgcttggaatcactcagatattagaatcaaatggtacaataaaaaagtgttttcacgtaaagtagatttgtacccaaatgcgttcaatcacatacaccatagatgatttaaaatgtaagctctgtgtggtctagatagttcaactctcaaaggtattttctatcagtgtaatgcgtacgtgagagtgtcaacaagcaatctttgtatttcaatatgttctcaatcaagatgcttaaacaaagatataatgcaagtttcaaatatttcaaatagtagaatatgtcaatcacttcaactagtgtatatgcttggtttgcaaaagctaagcaatctttgtattcagcaaatgatataaacttgaataaatattgtcacaaagattagtatatcaaatacaaatatcttttcacaaaaatgtcaatatgaataccacaagatatttgaataagtttgaaaatattttcgcaagccaaaaacaaatacaaacttcctaagatattgcaatgagaatgcaacactcggaagttcaacacaagtcttcttagggtaggcttatcagaaaagcctcctaagaatacttaggctatgctctcgtaaaaattaattcaaacactcacgaaatgagagagcaaacttctaaataaaaacactcaatacacttacaaatgaaacaaagaagtgaagaaggtaagtttgagtggatttggaaagagtatgagcaatgagaaatattttgcttaagaaagaaatttgaatttttgttgtTGCTAATCAActtcctaattttcccaaatgaaggggtatatataaacaccctatgatttttgaccgttggggacctattaggaattgttagaaaagtataatgatattttaaacattttgaccttatttaaaaatattaactgcgtaAAAAATGATGTGCAACtggagaggtccggtcgaccaaaaaggtTTTGGCcaaccagatctcatatggttcagtcgacctgggcatttttgaactgaatggtcggtcaactgaaagtgcctttccaaaggcaatttttcattttatcaaggtttggttgaccaggccattttgaactggctggttcggtcgatcagactgttgggatttttcccgagaacccttggtcgactaggtagttggagtacaaagttgactcggtcgaccagatggtcaaattgttgaccagagaggatttcggtcaaccgggggatttgaactactctggttcaatcgaccagggccttggtcaacttttgacccaagcttatttcggtcgatcggggcagaATGAATTGCCTTTACcgatcgatcgaaagtgcacaaagtgtgcatttcggtcccgtttcaacacacattcaccctattcaagttcctaatacatgcaagtgcaaaggtgagtgtcctaaggtcacttggggtccaattttgaaaacACCGAAAAATTTCGGTGTCATTCTACGATctcttttagttcgtatttggtttgagcttacataataaaccatgcatgtgttgtgtgtgcttattacaaaccaaatatcctaattactgtTACAGACCAATTTCAGCATTGAATACATATATTACAACACGAATGAATTgggtcttccaactttaagctttcacatgccatcaacatgtctgctaatatagacctgcagatgaactagatattcattaaatacaggagtatttgtcattatcaaaaccgcgcgtgacctataaggtcaacattctccccctttttgatgatgacaaatacgattggcaaAAATATAGAGTTAAGCCGAAGAAGGCTACC includes:
- the LOC131155908 gene encoding uncharacterized protein LOC131155908, yielding MENCSLLMSRLRRAVKKLTFLLSFSVNRWNLASVLGGVSTYGGRRRLSFRDRPGLRACTYGDEAETGSDSGSGSDSDSYSGRLERTRSSPMEEDIDKRAEMFIANFYRQLQIEKQVSLELHYCRGNSFSSVSP